The Neodiprion virginianus isolate iyNeoVirg1 chromosome 5, iyNeoVirg1.1, whole genome shotgun sequence genome contains a region encoding:
- the LOC124305432 gene encoding uncharacterized protein LOC124305432 isoform X1 has translation MLSPNRARTTRTLLFVLVLGVALFKSAKGHVALTFPHARKYDLDFLDNARTPGPCGMPRGDIRTSFLSGSSFNVTWHLAYPHRGGFRLQILDALDRPLVDLTPVTQVSEFVEDDATAQSFPVSLPQNFTCKDCTIRLLREAEEWGSTYRFWSCADIDILEKKEYREDCSKHGKYLVGRCRCDRFYRGSRCEIKEECLDDVDCGSQGVCVDNKGTTSPTKHCYCNIGWFGPGCNKKSPIKNTEINFDAYTMKNFSDSFKLYWRILKDINELEAVMVVNGTSWVGLGWRPKDLTPACKAFPELSDPPGEPLPKPEPKSEPEPAPEGVPEPTSGSAKAEPEPRAESKAEPVSEPKSVPVSGPEPSPEPGAEPTPEPEAEPSKSGAKRRSPTAYGAAPPDSDVTVRTSVTYQVSSKQGRKRRAIGAAETEPTTGEPSGAPTYTTAEPQPKTSTPEPTSITESYRPEPISSTHESSTVFTTVNESRSGTNREPKSEPVSEPVSEPTSEPKSEPTSEPTSEPKSEPTAEPKSEPASEPTSEPVSEPKSEPVSEPTLEPVSEPKSEPVSEPTSEPISEPFAEPKSEPVSEPVSEPSAEPKSEPNAEPKSEPISEPTTEPKSEPVSEPSAEPKSEPNPEPVTEPHPEPKLEPNFNVEALGPTEKSGATKAPTPSAVHKYTPKHDFNPMDCTDIVIGSAVGMTHRIGDYYTRDRSTPRPDAFWGGQDGLTAAMGFEKDGVTTIVFRKKLNDTGLADHEIVDSAMHVIWAKGQEPGSYVHDPPSGVEKSKVSVKDFYKPDELKYHGHSSQRGFTSINFLDEHKTESGGHAPLEGGGCGGEWRYPRHCSLKNGTCEYAARWVYKAKKDLLAFTIVTSHTDKWTGIGLSNDEKMSQTDAIIGWVNKLTGQPFVMDTWISGYNSPLLDESQDILERSGKIEDGFTTLNFTRKRSTRDSKDISITDEHCVYMMFPIKGGLFNAVNKKLKKHETVPMISSDRICVRSCGDEFDEDAPATPGPPRLVYDFEVKLLDLGDGFQAPDPNTPEFETISNTIADSFKPALSKVPGFYEVKLNQLERSDGESILAKMNLILDKNEEKGRALRPEDTEAMARGALNETLVTGRVGTLRVDPQYLVFKAPQITDISDEDEASSPSTTGLLLGSTKLYVIVGCVAALVALALLQATCTLYRSRKRTSKDQLITTNNAWKDYNSGANTNFAFEAFETEEKAPPPVSSLPRPRETAMEPDGVRPTQQIAGPRATYSLPRAPGPRQPPPPQPGYYTQDRRNQRFKGPNGSGPQQPDFYFMPSQRKYSGEVVRVYVDYGNQPK, from the exons ATGCTGAGTCCAAACCGAGCCCGGACGACGAGGACTCTCCTCTTCGTCCTCGTCCTGGGTGTGGCGTTGTTTAAATCGGCGAAGGGACACGTCGCCCTGACTTTTCCCCACGCGAGGAAGTACGACCTCGACTTCCTGGACAACGCGAGGACGCCGGGACCCTGCGGAATGCCGAGAG gtGACATCAGAACCTCGTTTCTCAGCGGCAGCAGCTTCAACGTCACCTGGCATCTCGCCTATCCGCACAGG GGTGGCTTCAGGCTGCAGATTTTAGACGCCCTCGACAGACCCCTCGTCGATCTCACCCCGGTCACCCAGGTCAGCGAATTCGTCGAGGACGATGCCAC GGCGCAATCATTCCCGGTAAGCTTGCCTCAGAACTTCACGTGCAAGGACTGCACCATCAGGCTTCTACGGGAGGCCGAAGAATGGGGATCAACGTACAGGTTTTGGTCCTGCGCCGACATCGAC ATTCTGGAGAAGAAAGAGTACAGAGAAGACTGCAGTAAGCACGGTAAATACCTCGTGGGAAGGTGCAGATGCGACAGATTCTACCGCGGATCTAGGTGCGAGATCAAGGAGGAGTGCCTCGACGACGTGGACTGCGGATCGCAAGGGGTCTGCGTCGACAACAAGGGAACGACATCCCCGACCAAACACTGCTATTGCAACATCGGATGGTTCGGTCCGGGATGCAACAAGA AATCGCCGATCAAGAACACGGAGATAAACTTCGACGCGTACACCATGAAGAACTTCTCCGACAGCTTCAAGCTCTACTGGCGGATTCTCAAGGACATTAACGAGCTCGAGGCTGTGATGGTGGTCAACGGCACCTCTTGGGTTGGACTCGGATGGCGACCGAAGGACCTGACTCCGGCTTGCAAGGCTTTTCCCGAACTTTCAGACCCGCCCGGTGAACCGCTACCGAAACCGGAACCAAAATCAGAACCAGAACCGGCACCCGAAGGCGTTCCAGAGCCGACAAGTGGCTCTGCCAAAGCCGAGCCTGAGCCGCGCGCAGAGTCGAAGGCCGAGCCGGTTTCCGAACCGAAATCGGTTCCCGTCTCGGGTCCTGAACCATCCCCCGAACCCGGTGCTGAACCAACTCCAGAACCGGAAGCCGAGCCCTCAAAGTCCGGGGCGAAACGGAGATCACCAACGGCTTACGGGGCCGCACCGCCTGATTCCGATGTCACAGTTCGCACTAGCGTCACTTACCAAGTGAGCAGCAAGCAAG gaCGGAAGAGGCGAGCTATCGGAGCTGCGGAGACGGAACCAACGACTG GGGAGCCCAGCGGCGCGCCTACTTACACCACTGCTGAACCTCAACCAAAAACATCCACTCCTGAACCAACCTCCATCACGGAATCATACCGTCCCGAACCCATTTCATCAACCCACGAATCATCCACTGTATTCACAACCGTAAACGAATCTCGCTCTGGAACCAATCGTGAACCAAAATCCGAACCCGTCTCTGAACCAGTTTCCGAACCCACGTCCGAACCGAAATCCGAGCCTACTTCTGAACCCACATCTGAACCAAAGTCTGAACCTACTGCTGAACCAAAATCCGAACCCGCCTCTGAACCCACATCGGAACCGGTTTCGGAACCGAAATCCGAACCCGTATCTGAACCCACATTGGAGCCGGTTTCGGAACCAAAATCCGAACCCGTTTCTGAACCCACATCGGAACCGATTTCGGAACCTTTTGCGGAACCCAAATCCGAACCTGTCTCTGAACCAGTTTCCGAACCTAGTGCTGAACCCAAATCCGAACCTAATGCGGAACCGAAATCAGAGCCGATCTCGGAACCCACGACCGAACCTAAATCAGAACCGGTTTCTGAGCCGAGCGCTGAACCAAAATCCGAACCCAATCCCGAACCCGTAACCGAACCGCATCCTGAGCCGAAATTGGAGCCTAATTTCAACGTAGAAGCTCTGGGACCAACGGAGAAGTCGGGAGCGACAAAAG cTCCAACACCATCGGCGGTTCATAAATACACTCCTAAGCACGATTTCAATCCAATGGACTGTACGGACATCGTGATCGGCAGCGCGGTCGGCATGACGCACCGAATCGGAGATTATTACACGAGAGATCGATCTACGCCGCGTCCGGACGCGTTCTGGGGTGGTCAGGACGGCCTCACGGCTGCAATGGGCTTCGAGAAGGATGGCGTGACGACAATAGTCTTCAGGAAGAAACTCAACGACACCGGACTCGCGGACCACGAGATAGTCGACTCTGCGATGCACGTGATCTGGGCCAAGGGTCAGGAGCCAGGAAGCTACGTCCACGACCCGCCGAGCGGTGTGGAAAAGAGCAAAGTGTCCGTGAAGGACTTCTACAAGCCGGACGAGCTCAAGTACCACGGTCACAGCTCGCAGCGAGGCTTCACAAGCATAAACTTCCTCG ACGAGCACAAGACCGAGTCCGGTGGTCACGCACCACTCGAAGGTGGAGGCTGCGGCGGAGAATGGCGGTATCCGAGACATTGTTCCTTGAAGAACGGTACGTGCGAGTACGCCGCACGATGGGTCTACAAGGCCAAAAAG GACTTGCTGGCTTTCACCATCGTAACTTCTCACACCGACAAATGGACGGGCATAGGATTGTCCAACGACGAAAAAATG TCGCAAACCGACGCGATAATAGGATGGGTCAACAAGCTGACTGGTCAGCCGTTCGTCATGGACACTTGGATCAGCGGGTACAATTCCCCGCTTTTGGACGAGTCGCAGGACATTCTTGAACGGTCCGGAAAAATCGAGGACGGATTCACGACCCTCAATTTCACTAGAAAACGGTCGACGAGAGACTCCAAGGATATTTCAATCACGGACGAGCACTGCGTCTACATGATGTTTCCGATCAAGGGAGGCCTCTTCAACGCCGTTAACAAAAAGCTCAAGAAACACGAGACGGTACCGATGATATCGAGCGATAGGATATGCGTCAGGTCCTGCGGCGACG AGTTCGATGAGGACGCGCCAGCCACTCCCGGTCCTCCCAGGCTCGTCTACGACTTTGAGGTAAAACTTTTGGACCTAGGGGACGGGTTCCAGGCGCCGGATCCCAACACTCCAGAGTTCGAAACGATATCAAACACGATTGCAGACAGCTTTAAACCGGCTCTGAGCAAGGTTCCCGGCTTCTATGAGGTCAAATTGAACCAACTCGAGAG ATCCGACGGAGAATCGATCCTTGCCAAGATGAACCTAATCCTCgacaaaaatgaggaaaaggGTCGGGCCTTGAGGCCCGAAGACACGGAAGCGATGGCCAGAGGGGCCCTGAACGAGACACTGGTCACTGGGCGCGTCGGAACCCTTCGGGTAGACCCACAATATCTGGTCTTCAAAGCGCCACAAA tcACGGACATTTCCGACGAGGACGAGGCCTCTTCGCCTAGTACAACGGGACTTCTACTCGGTTCCACAAAACTGTACGTTATCGTTGGTTGCGTAGCTGCCCTTGTAGCATTGGCGCTTCTCCAGGCAACTTGCACCCTTTATCGTTCGAGGAAACGAACGTCAAAG
- the LOC124305432 gene encoding uncharacterized protein LOC124305432 isoform X2, whose amino-acid sequence MLSPNRARTTRTLLFVLVLGVALFKSAKGHVALTFPHARKYDLDFLDNARTPGPCGMPRGDIRTSFLSGSSFNVTWHLAYPHRGGFRLQILDALDRPLVDLTPVTQVSEFVEDDATAQSFPVSLPQNFTCKDCTIRLLREAEEWGSTYRFWSCADIDILEKKEYREDCSKHGKYLVGRCRCDRFYRGSRCEIKEECLDDVDCGSQGVCVDNKGTTSPTKHCYCNIGWFGPGCNKKSPIKNTEINFDAYTMKNFSDSFKLYWRILKDINELEAVMVVNGTSWVGLGWRPKDLTPACKAFPELSDPPGEPLPKPEPKSEPEPAPEGVPEPTSGSAKAEPEPRAESKAEPVSEPKSVPVSGPEPSPEPGAEPTPEPEAEPSKSGAKRRSPTAYGAAPPDSDVTVRTSVTYQVSSKQGRKRRAIGAAETEPTTGEPSGAPTYTTAEPQPKTSTPEPTSITESYRPEPISSTHESSTVFTTVNESRSGTNREPKSEPVSEPVSEPTSEPKSEPTSEPTSEPKSEPTAEPKSEPASEPTSEPVSEPKSEPVSEPTLEPVSEPKSEPVSEPTSEPISEPFAEPKSEPVSEPVSEPSAEPKSEPNAEPKSEPISEPTTEPKSEPVSEPSAEPKSEPNPEPVTEPHPEPKLEPNFNVEALGPTEKSGATKAPTPSAVHKYTPKHDFNPMDCTDIVIGSAVGMTHRIGDYYTRDRSTPRPDAFWGGQDGLTAAMGFEKDGVTTIVFRKKLNDTGLADHEIVDSAMHVIWAKGQEPGSYVHDPPSGVEKSKVSVKDFYKPDELKYHGHSSQRGFTSINFLDEHKTESGGHAPLEGGGCGGEWRYPRHCSLKNGTCEYAARWVYKAKKDLLAFTIVTSHTDKWTGIGLSNDEKMSQTDAIIGWVNKLTGQPFVMDTWISGYNSPLLDESQDILERSGKIEDGFTTLNFTRKRSTRDSKDISITDEHCVYMMFPIKGGLFNAVNKKLKKHETVPMISSDRICVRSCGDEFDEDAPATPGPPRLVYDFEVKLLDLGDGFQAPDPNTPEFETISNTIADSFKPALSKVPGFYEVKLNQLERSDGESILAKMNLILDKNEEKGRALRPEDTEAMARGALNETLVTGRVGTLRVDPQYLVFKAPQITDISDEDEASSPSTTGLLLGSTKLYVIVGCVAALVALALLQATCTLYRSRKRTSKRVYALPLQASSPASMNPIHHPNSNTTQLRHQSQNNYQYNNHHQHFPPNMHRPASNW is encoded by the exons ATGCTGAGTCCAAACCGAGCCCGGACGACGAGGACTCTCCTCTTCGTCCTCGTCCTGGGTGTGGCGTTGTTTAAATCGGCGAAGGGACACGTCGCCCTGACTTTTCCCCACGCGAGGAAGTACGACCTCGACTTCCTGGACAACGCGAGGACGCCGGGACCCTGCGGAATGCCGAGAG gtGACATCAGAACCTCGTTTCTCAGCGGCAGCAGCTTCAACGTCACCTGGCATCTCGCCTATCCGCACAGG GGTGGCTTCAGGCTGCAGATTTTAGACGCCCTCGACAGACCCCTCGTCGATCTCACCCCGGTCACCCAGGTCAGCGAATTCGTCGAGGACGATGCCAC GGCGCAATCATTCCCGGTAAGCTTGCCTCAGAACTTCACGTGCAAGGACTGCACCATCAGGCTTCTACGGGAGGCCGAAGAATGGGGATCAACGTACAGGTTTTGGTCCTGCGCCGACATCGAC ATTCTGGAGAAGAAAGAGTACAGAGAAGACTGCAGTAAGCACGGTAAATACCTCGTGGGAAGGTGCAGATGCGACAGATTCTACCGCGGATCTAGGTGCGAGATCAAGGAGGAGTGCCTCGACGACGTGGACTGCGGATCGCAAGGGGTCTGCGTCGACAACAAGGGAACGACATCCCCGACCAAACACTGCTATTGCAACATCGGATGGTTCGGTCCGGGATGCAACAAGA AATCGCCGATCAAGAACACGGAGATAAACTTCGACGCGTACACCATGAAGAACTTCTCCGACAGCTTCAAGCTCTACTGGCGGATTCTCAAGGACATTAACGAGCTCGAGGCTGTGATGGTGGTCAACGGCACCTCTTGGGTTGGACTCGGATGGCGACCGAAGGACCTGACTCCGGCTTGCAAGGCTTTTCCCGAACTTTCAGACCCGCCCGGTGAACCGCTACCGAAACCGGAACCAAAATCAGAACCAGAACCGGCACCCGAAGGCGTTCCAGAGCCGACAAGTGGCTCTGCCAAAGCCGAGCCTGAGCCGCGCGCAGAGTCGAAGGCCGAGCCGGTTTCCGAACCGAAATCGGTTCCCGTCTCGGGTCCTGAACCATCCCCCGAACCCGGTGCTGAACCAACTCCAGAACCGGAAGCCGAGCCCTCAAAGTCCGGGGCGAAACGGAGATCACCAACGGCTTACGGGGCCGCACCGCCTGATTCCGATGTCACAGTTCGCACTAGCGTCACTTACCAAGTGAGCAGCAAGCAAG gaCGGAAGAGGCGAGCTATCGGAGCTGCGGAGACGGAACCAACGACTG GGGAGCCCAGCGGCGCGCCTACTTACACCACTGCTGAACCTCAACCAAAAACATCCACTCCTGAACCAACCTCCATCACGGAATCATACCGTCCCGAACCCATTTCATCAACCCACGAATCATCCACTGTATTCACAACCGTAAACGAATCTCGCTCTGGAACCAATCGTGAACCAAAATCCGAACCCGTCTCTGAACCAGTTTCCGAACCCACGTCCGAACCGAAATCCGAGCCTACTTCTGAACCCACATCTGAACCAAAGTCTGAACCTACTGCTGAACCAAAATCCGAACCCGCCTCTGAACCCACATCGGAACCGGTTTCGGAACCGAAATCCGAACCCGTATCTGAACCCACATTGGAGCCGGTTTCGGAACCAAAATCCGAACCCGTTTCTGAACCCACATCGGAACCGATTTCGGAACCTTTTGCGGAACCCAAATCCGAACCTGTCTCTGAACCAGTTTCCGAACCTAGTGCTGAACCCAAATCCGAACCTAATGCGGAACCGAAATCAGAGCCGATCTCGGAACCCACGACCGAACCTAAATCAGAACCGGTTTCTGAGCCGAGCGCTGAACCAAAATCCGAACCCAATCCCGAACCCGTAACCGAACCGCATCCTGAGCCGAAATTGGAGCCTAATTTCAACGTAGAAGCTCTGGGACCAACGGAGAAGTCGGGAGCGACAAAAG cTCCAACACCATCGGCGGTTCATAAATACACTCCTAAGCACGATTTCAATCCAATGGACTGTACGGACATCGTGATCGGCAGCGCGGTCGGCATGACGCACCGAATCGGAGATTATTACACGAGAGATCGATCTACGCCGCGTCCGGACGCGTTCTGGGGTGGTCAGGACGGCCTCACGGCTGCAATGGGCTTCGAGAAGGATGGCGTGACGACAATAGTCTTCAGGAAGAAACTCAACGACACCGGACTCGCGGACCACGAGATAGTCGACTCTGCGATGCACGTGATCTGGGCCAAGGGTCAGGAGCCAGGAAGCTACGTCCACGACCCGCCGAGCGGTGTGGAAAAGAGCAAAGTGTCCGTGAAGGACTTCTACAAGCCGGACGAGCTCAAGTACCACGGTCACAGCTCGCAGCGAGGCTTCACAAGCATAAACTTCCTCG ACGAGCACAAGACCGAGTCCGGTGGTCACGCACCACTCGAAGGTGGAGGCTGCGGCGGAGAATGGCGGTATCCGAGACATTGTTCCTTGAAGAACGGTACGTGCGAGTACGCCGCACGATGGGTCTACAAGGCCAAAAAG GACTTGCTGGCTTTCACCATCGTAACTTCTCACACCGACAAATGGACGGGCATAGGATTGTCCAACGACGAAAAAATG TCGCAAACCGACGCGATAATAGGATGGGTCAACAAGCTGACTGGTCAGCCGTTCGTCATGGACACTTGGATCAGCGGGTACAATTCCCCGCTTTTGGACGAGTCGCAGGACATTCTTGAACGGTCCGGAAAAATCGAGGACGGATTCACGACCCTCAATTTCACTAGAAAACGGTCGACGAGAGACTCCAAGGATATTTCAATCACGGACGAGCACTGCGTCTACATGATGTTTCCGATCAAGGGAGGCCTCTTCAACGCCGTTAACAAAAAGCTCAAGAAACACGAGACGGTACCGATGATATCGAGCGATAGGATATGCGTCAGGTCCTGCGGCGACG AGTTCGATGAGGACGCGCCAGCCACTCCCGGTCCTCCCAGGCTCGTCTACGACTTTGAGGTAAAACTTTTGGACCTAGGGGACGGGTTCCAGGCGCCGGATCCCAACACTCCAGAGTTCGAAACGATATCAAACACGATTGCAGACAGCTTTAAACCGGCTCTGAGCAAGGTTCCCGGCTTCTATGAGGTCAAATTGAACCAACTCGAGAG ATCCGACGGAGAATCGATCCTTGCCAAGATGAACCTAATCCTCgacaaaaatgaggaaaaggGTCGGGCCTTGAGGCCCGAAGACACGGAAGCGATGGCCAGAGGGGCCCTGAACGAGACACTGGTCACTGGGCGCGTCGGAACCCTTCGGGTAGACCCACAATATCTGGTCTTCAAAGCGCCACAAA tcACGGACATTTCCGACGAGGACGAGGCCTCTTCGCCTAGTACAACGGGACTTCTACTCGGTTCCACAAAACTGTACGTTATCGTTGGTTGCGTAGCTGCCCTTGTAGCATTGGCGCTTCTCCAGGCAACTTGCACCCTTTATCGTTCGAGGAAACGAACGTCAAAG AGGGTGTACGCGCTCCCACTTCAGGCTTCTTCTCCTGCTTCAATGAATCCAATTCATCACCCAAACTCGAATACGACGCAGTTACGTCATCAAAGTCAAAACAACTATCAATACAACAACCACCACCAACATTTTCCGCCAAATATGCACCGGCCCGCCTCGAACTGGTAG